Proteins from a genomic interval of Desulfofustis limnaeus:
- a CDS encoding (Fe-S)-binding protein produces MADLHGLAQALKQLDDQLVNCMRCGMCQAVCPVFAQTGRETDVTRGKLALLEGLADELLKDPDAVNDTLNRCLMCGTCQANCPSGVKVLDIFFQARAILTGYYGLSPVKKAIFRGMLANPRLFNALSFIGARFQFLFTKKADELLGSSCARFQAPLIADRHFNTLAATSLHARTGSLNTPAGTSGLRAAFFPGCVVDKMYPSVGLAVIKALNHHGVGVYLPANQACCGIPVLSSGDRQGFNRLVEQNVKLFADADCTALVTPCASCTATIKELWPEFYDGSADIGAELRRLAEKTMDISEFLVDRCGVAVFEPVPGASVTYHDPCHLKNSLGITRQPRQLLESAGAHLQEMEDAGTCCGCGGTFNIYHYETSKKIGSHKADCIVASGASTVTTSCPACMMQITDLLSRRQSGIGVRHVVEVYADRL; encoded by the coding sequence ATGGCAGACCTGCACGGCCTGGCCCAGGCGCTGAAACAACTCGACGATCAACTGGTCAATTGCATGCGTTGCGGCATGTGCCAGGCGGTGTGCCCGGTCTTTGCCCAGACCGGCCGGGAGACCGATGTGACCCGCGGCAAGCTGGCTCTGCTCGAAGGTCTGGCCGACGAGCTGCTCAAAGATCCGGACGCGGTGAATGACACCCTCAACCGCTGTCTGATGTGTGGTACCTGTCAGGCGAATTGTCCCAGCGGCGTCAAGGTCCTCGACATCTTCTTTCAGGCCCGAGCCATTCTGACCGGGTATTACGGCCTGTCACCGGTGAAGAAGGCGATTTTTCGAGGGATGCTGGCCAACCCCCGGTTGTTCAACGCGCTAAGCTTTATCGGGGCCCGCTTTCAGTTCCTGTTCACCAAGAAGGCCGATGAATTGCTCGGGTCCTCGTGCGCTCGCTTCCAGGCGCCGTTGATTGCTGATCGCCACTTCAACACGCTGGCCGCCACGTCGCTGCACGCCCGGACCGGATCGTTGAACACCCCGGCCGGAACGAGCGGCCTGCGGGCGGCATTTTTTCCCGGTTGCGTGGTGGATAAAATGTATCCATCGGTGGGGCTGGCGGTGATCAAGGCCCTGAACCATCACGGTGTCGGTGTCTATCTGCCGGCCAACCAGGCCTGCTGCGGCATCCCGGTCCTGTCCAGCGGCGACCGGCAGGGATTCAATCGCCTGGTGGAACAGAACGTCAAGCTCTTTGCCGATGCCGATTGTACCGCCTTGGTCACGCCCTGTGCCTCGTGCACCGCCACCATCAAGGAGCTATGGCCCGAGTTTTACGACGGCTCCGCCGACATCGGCGCCGAGCTTCGGAGACTGGCCGAAAAAACAATGGACATCAGCGAGTTCCTGGTGGATCGGTGCGGTGTTGCGGTGTTCGAGCCGGTGCCCGGGGCGTCGGTTACCTATCACGACCCCTGCCATCTGAAGAATTCGCTCGGCATCACCAGGCAGCCCCGGCAGCTTCTCGAGTCAGCCGGTGCCCACCTGCAGGAGATGGAGGACGCCGGTACCTGCTGTGGGTGCGGCGGGACCTTCAATATCTACCACTACGAGACGTCGAAAAAGATTGGCAGTCACAAGGCCGACTGCATTGTTGCCAGCGGCGCCAGTACGGTTACCACCAGTTGCCCGGCCTGCATGATGCAGATAACCGACCTGTTATCGCGACGGCAGAGCGGTATTGGCGTCCGTCATGTGGTCGAGGTCTATGCCGACCGGCTGTAA
- a CDS encoding FAD-binding oxidoreductase, whose protein sequence is MAQPNIQDSLVRDFAALVGAEFVMTGEADRYAYSYDAAALPPVMPGCVVRPGSTEELGRVVSLCNHHGVPLIVRGAGTNLSGGTIPQHGGVVVLTNRLTRIVEINEEDLYAVVEPGVITARLAAEVAKRGLFYPPDPGSQTVSTIGGNVAENAGGLRGLKYGVTKDYVMGVEFFDVEGQLIKGGSKTVKCVTGLNLPGLMVGSEGALGVFSRITLRLIPPPQSARSMMAVFASIRAASETVAAIIAAKILPATLELMDNFTIRTVESFRRAGLPTEAAALLLIEVDGHPAQVADDAVKVEQICRENGSETVTVARNAEERNAIWQARRDALPALAKLKPTCVLEDATVPRSRIPAMIQALQEISREYRLPIGTFGHAGDGNLHPTILTDRRDKEEMERVERAVAAIFERAVALDGTLSGEHGIGIAKARFLEQEVGAATIGYNQRLKAAVDPKNILNPGKMV, encoded by the coding sequence ATGGCCCAACCGAACATTCAGGATAGCCTGGTCCGGGATTTTGCAGCGCTTGTCGGTGCGGAATTTGTAATGACCGGCGAGGCTGATCGTTACGCCTACTCCTACGATGCGGCGGCGCTTCCTCCGGTGATGCCGGGCTGCGTCGTTCGTCCGGGAAGCACCGAAGAACTGGGTCGAGTCGTCAGCCTCTGCAACCACCATGGGGTACCTCTCATCGTGCGCGGCGCCGGGACCAACCTTTCCGGCGGGACCATCCCCCAGCATGGCGGCGTGGTGGTGCTGACCAATCGGTTGACCCGAATTGTCGAGATCAATGAAGAGGATCTTTACGCGGTGGTCGAGCCGGGAGTGATCACGGCCCGTCTCGCGGCCGAGGTGGCCAAACGGGGGCTCTTTTATCCGCCGGATCCCGGCAGTCAGACGGTCTCGACCATCGGCGGCAACGTGGCCGAGAATGCCGGCGGGTTGCGCGGTCTGAAATACGGCGTGACCAAAGATTACGTGATGGGCGTCGAGTTTTTCGATGTGGAAGGCCAACTGATCAAAGGCGGCTCAAAAACCGTCAAGTGCGTTACCGGGCTCAACCTGCCCGGCCTGATGGTTGGCTCGGAAGGGGCGTTGGGCGTGTTCAGCCGGATCACCCTCAGACTCATCCCGCCGCCGCAGAGCGCCCGCTCGATGATGGCCGTTTTCGCGTCGATCAGGGCGGCTTCTGAGACGGTGGCGGCGATCATTGCCGCCAAGATTCTGCCAGCGACCCTGGAATTGATGGATAACTTCACCATTCGCACCGTCGAAAGCTTCCGCCGGGCCGGGTTGCCCACCGAGGCGGCCGCCCTGCTGCTCATCGAAGTGGATGGGCATCCGGCCCAGGTGGCCGACGATGCGGTCAAGGTGGAGCAGATCTGCCGCGAAAACGGTTCCGAAACGGTGACGGTGGCTCGCAACGCTGAGGAGCGCAATGCCATCTGGCAGGCCCGTCGCGACGCCCTGCCGGCCCTGGCCAAGCTTAAGCCCACCTGTGTACTCGAAGACGCCACCGTGCCCCGTTCCCGGATCCCGGCGATGATCCAGGCATTGCAGGAGATCAGCCGGGAATATCGGTTGCCCATCGGTACCTTCGGCCACGCCGGGGACGGTAACCTGCACCCGACCATTCTCACCGACCGACGTGACAAGGAAGAGATGGAGCGGGTGGAACGAGCCGTTGCCGCCATCTTTGAACGGGCGGTGGCCTTGGATGGCACCCTGTCCGGCGAGCATGGCATCGGCATCGCCAAAGCCCGGTTTCTCGAGCAGGAGGTCGGGGCGGCCACTATCGGCTATAACCAACGCCTGAAAGCGGCGGTCGATCCGAAGAACATCCTCAACCCCGGCAAGATGGTGTGA
- a CDS encoding TRAP transporter substrate-binding protein produces MKPSFVFVCAALLVMTGLSNAQAEKTLRLTLQLPATHHLGKNVQAFADEVVGATNGEINVEIYPSAQLYKDKEVPQAVASGAVEMGVVPLTQFAGTIPAVELFYVPFLFSNQEALQKAVQQGSPVRQPLDDAVLQTGARILWWQAYGGAVIINNDSEIRRPSDLKGKKVRIFSKTLGALVEAAGGAPTAISGSEQFLAYQRGTVDVGLTGVTAVKERKMYEVMNTLTATKSMVDIEFVVLINEATWQGLSEEHRQIMANAATKVEKQLRDEMNQLEADAFAFVKDKMNIVELNEEEVQEWQKLAEPVVNEFLKNSGALGQQLVDAARQL; encoded by the coding sequence ATGAAACCGTCATTTGTCTTCGTCTGTGCCGCTCTGTTGGTCATGACCGGCCTGTCAAACGCCCAAGCCGAAAAGACCCTGCGCCTCACGCTGCAACTGCCGGCAACCCACCATCTGGGCAAGAATGTCCAGGCCTTCGCCGATGAAGTGGTGGGGGCCACCAACGGCGAGATCAACGTTGAAATCTACCCGTCCGCGCAGCTCTACAAGGACAAGGAAGTACCCCAGGCGGTGGCCTCCGGCGCCGTCGAGATGGGCGTCGTACCGCTGACCCAGTTCGCCGGCACCATTCCCGCCGTTGAACTCTTCTATGTACCGTTTCTATTCAGCAACCAGGAAGCATTGCAGAAGGCCGTCCAGCAAGGCAGTCCAGTCCGCCAGCCACTCGATGACGCCGTCCTGCAGACGGGAGCCCGGATCCTCTGGTGGCAGGCCTACGGCGGCGCGGTCATCATCAACAACGACAGTGAAATCCGTCGACCAAGCGACCTGAAAGGAAAGAAAGTCAGGATTTTCAGCAAGACCCTGGGTGCCCTCGTAGAAGCGGCCGGCGGTGCTCCCACCGCCATCTCCGGTTCCGAGCAGTTCCTCGCCTACCAGCGCGGCACCGTCGATGTGGGGTTGACCGGGGTGACTGCCGTCAAGGAACGTAAAATGTATGAAGTCATGAACACCCTGACCGCCACCAAGAGCATGGTCGACATCGAGTTTGTCGTGCTCATCAATGAAGCCACCTGGCAGGGCCTCAGCGAAGAGCATCGGCAGATCATGGCCAACGCCGCAACCAAGGTCGAAAAACAACTGCGCGACGAGATGAACCAGTTGGAAGCCGACGCCTTCGCCTTCGTCAAAGACAAAATGAACATTGTCGAGTTGAACGAGGAGGAAGTGCAGGAATGGCAGAAGCTGGCCGAGCCGGTGGTCAACGAGTTTCTCAAAAATAGCGGCGCCCTCGGCCAACAACTGGTCGATGCGGCCCGTCAACTCTAA
- a CDS encoding TRAP transporter small permease subunit, with protein MLRVIDSLSEWSGRLAAWLFFVIGIFIVYEVVARYVFLSPTVWSEELSRFLQIWATYLAAAAVLKNRQLIVIDVITRNSSEKIRIGCETLALLVIVVFCLVAVWYGLGIAVESIRIGRASSSMLAVPSWLSEAAIPVGFALLLVQALAELARTVSGTTRPAPPRH; from the coding sequence ATGCTGCGCGTCATCGATTCTCTCAGTGAGTGGAGCGGCCGCCTGGCCGCCTGGCTGTTTTTTGTTATCGGCATCTTCATTGTCTATGAAGTGGTGGCCCGCTATGTCTTCCTCTCCCCCACCGTCTGGAGCGAGGAACTGTCACGCTTTCTGCAGATCTGGGCAACCTACCTGGCAGCCGCTGCGGTATTGAAGAATCGCCAGTTGATCGTCATAGATGTGATCACCCGGAACAGTTCGGAGAAAATCCGCATCGGCTGTGAAACCCTGGCGCTGCTGGTCATCGTTGTTTTTTGCCTGGTGGCCGTGTGGTACGGGTTGGGCATCGCCGTCGAGTCGATCAGGATCGGTCGCGCCAGCTCATCCATGCTGGCCGTGCCTTCGTGGCTGAGCGAGGCGGCGATCCCGGTCGGCTTTGCGCTGCTCCTGGTCCAGGCACTGGCCGAATTGGCAAGAACCGTCTCCGGCACGACCCGACCGGCCCCACCCCGCCATTGA
- a CDS encoding TRAP transporter large permease, translating into MTTVFILLLLLALLFIGVPVAFALGGLGLLLLWLKDISVVMVPQALYSSADNFMLLAVPLFLLMSNILLKGGVGKDLFNAVQSWVGHFPGGLGIATIVSCALFSAISGSSVATAATIATVAIPEMIARGYNRPFVLGLLAAGGTLGILIPPSIPLILYGVITEESIVKLFMAGVGPGLMLTGFFIVYSIVYALFDKSYQPSPKASWSQRRQASLRALPTLFLAIVVIGGIYLGIFTPTESAGVGFALSLIIVLLLRTMTWDLLKKAVMESMATTVTIFLIIAGAKLFGKAITLYRIPQEISAAIITNIGEPALFIVAVCLVLLVIGFFLESISMLLIMMPVLAPALGPMMIDPIWFGILFVVMIECALITPPVGMNLFIIQAVAQVQLAEVLKGVWPFMLIMLVSVILIYLFPDIVLYLPFKL; encoded by the coding sequence ATGACCACCGTTTTCATCCTCCTGCTTCTGTTGGCCCTGCTCTTCATCGGCGTGCCGGTAGCCTTCGCCCTGGGCGGGCTCGGGCTGCTGCTGCTGTGGCTCAAAGACATCAGCGTGGTCATGGTGCCCCAGGCCCTGTACAGCTCCGCCGACAACTTCATGCTCCTGGCGGTACCGCTCTTTCTGCTGATGTCCAATATCCTGCTCAAAGGCGGTGTGGGCAAGGACCTGTTCAACGCCGTGCAGTCCTGGGTCGGTCATTTTCCCGGCGGTCTCGGTATCGCCACGATTGTCAGTTGCGCACTTTTTTCCGCCATTTCCGGGTCATCGGTGGCTACGGCGGCCACCATCGCCACGGTGGCCATCCCGGAAATGATCGCCCGCGGCTACAACCGACCGTTCGTTCTTGGTTTACTGGCCGCTGGCGGCACCCTGGGCATCCTGATTCCCCCTTCGATCCCCCTCATCCTCTACGGGGTCATCACCGAGGAATCGATCGTCAAGCTGTTCATGGCCGGGGTCGGCCCCGGCCTGATGCTCACCGGCTTCTTTATCGTCTACAGCATCGTCTATGCGCTGTTCGACAAGTCGTACCAACCGAGCCCCAAGGCGAGCTGGTCGCAACGGCGGCAGGCAAGCCTACGTGCCTTGCCGACCCTGTTTCTGGCGATTGTCGTTATCGGCGGTATCTACCTGGGCATCTTCACCCCGACGGAATCGGCCGGGGTCGGCTTCGCCCTGTCGCTGATCATCGTCCTGTTGCTGCGTACCATGACCTGGGATCTGCTCAAAAAGGCGGTTATGGAATCCATGGCCACCACCGTGACCATCTTCCTCATCATTGCCGGAGCCAAGCTCTTTGGCAAGGCCATCACGCTCTACCGGATTCCGCAGGAGATTTCAGCCGCCATCATCACCAACATCGGCGAACCGGCCCTCTTCATCGTGGCGGTTTGCCTGGTCCTGCTGGTCATCGGCTTCTTCCTGGAATCGATTTCCATGCTGCTGATCATGATGCCGGTCCTGGCGCCAGCCTTGGGACCGATGATGATCGATCCGATCTGGTTCGGCATCCTCTTTGTGGTCATGATCGAATGTGCCCTGATCACGCCGCCGGTGGGCATGAATCTGTTCATCATCCAGGCCGTCGCTCAGGTGCAGCTGGCTGAGGTGCTGAAAGGTGTCTGGCCATTCATGCTGATCATGCTGGTTTCGGTGATTCTGATCTACCTGTTCCCCGACATCGTGCTCTACCTGCCGTTCAAACTCTAA
- a CDS encoding isocitrate lyase/PEP mutase family protein: protein MTTAALRSLLEQKRLLVMPCCHDALSAKLIQQAGFPATFMSGFAVSAARLGLPDTGLISFGEMLDQARTICRAVSIPVLGDGDTGYGNALNIKRTVREYAAAGLACVMIEDQVSPKRCGHTQGKQVVGFDEACLRIRAAVDAREEGADILIMARTDARGPAGLEEALQRLQAFHRLGADLLFLEAPRSIEEMERFCREVPGYKMANQIEHGLTPLLSPEELQRLGFAIAAYPLTLLQALISALEKALSDLAAGHHPQGLRDFEHVKAVLGFPEYYRQEQHYAASDRRD, encoded by the coding sequence ATGACCACGGCTGCCCTGCGCTCTCTGCTGGAACAGAAACGATTGCTGGTCATGCCCTGCTGCCACGACGCTCTGTCCGCCAAGCTCATCCAGCAAGCGGGTTTTCCGGCAACCTTCATGAGCGGCTTTGCCGTCTCCGCCGCCCGGCTCGGCCTGCCGGACACCGGCCTGATTTCCTTTGGCGAAATGCTCGATCAGGCGCGTACCATCTGCCGGGCGGTGTCCATCCCGGTGCTGGGCGACGGTGACACCGGCTACGGCAATGCTCTCAACATCAAACGCACGGTACGCGAGTATGCCGCTGCCGGACTGGCCTGCGTGATGATCGAGGACCAGGTCTCACCCAAACGCTGCGGGCACACCCAAGGCAAACAGGTCGTCGGGTTCGACGAGGCCTGCCTGCGTATCCGGGCGGCCGTGGATGCCCGCGAGGAAGGGGCCGACATCCTCATCATGGCGCGCACCGACGCCCGCGGGCCGGCCGGTCTGGAGGAAGCGCTGCAGCGCTTGCAGGCCTTCCACCGGCTTGGCGCCGACCTGTTGTTTCTTGAAGCTCCCCGCAGCATCGAGGAGATGGAACGCTTCTGCCGGGAAGTGCCGGGCTATAAGATGGCCAACCAGATCGAGCACGGACTGACCCCCCTGCTCAGCCCGGAAGAGCTTCAACGTCTCGGCTTCGCCATCGCCGCCTATCCGCTCACCTTGTTGCAAGCCCTCATCTCCGCCCTGGAAAAGGCCTTGTCCGATCTGGCTGCCGGCCACCATCCGCAGGGGCTCCGTGATTTCGAACACGTCAAGGCGGTACTCGGCTTCCCCGAGTACTACCGCCAGGAACAGCACTATGCCGCATCCGACCGCCGGGATTGA
- a CDS encoding lactate racemase domain-containing protein encodes MPHPTAGIELLVRPTTVAVPYGRSTCELILPAGSLRLCPDDPQRRTDSHRFRGLIATCLRNPALDLSQPVLVVTDKTRLCDYPDYLPIVVEQISEQRGSSQPFPIIIAYGTHPRQSDEESRRCYGPFFARWPMFIHHDCDDSSLFVDCGHTQRGTPIRLRRDLLEASAVITMGPICHHYFAGYGGGRKLIFPGCGERQAIYANHGLFLDPHRQGLSPGCHPGELDDNPLAQDLFDMESRLPASLAIHGIQDSDGRICDFLVGTGQELYRQACRSHAASYELSVKPVDTVIASCGGHPKDINFIQAHKTIHNSAAFVRDGGLLVVFAECPDGIGSSTFLPWFGSGYAAAFARLAERYQGNGGTALAMQAKTARIRICLVTALDRITCQRIGCEKGDLARVTRLLEAPSGIIAWIANGSLLVNRFDS; translated from the coding sequence ATGCCGCATCCGACCGCCGGGATTGAGCTGCTGGTTCGACCGACAACCGTCGCCGTCCCTTACGGCAGAAGCACCTGCGAATTGATTCTGCCGGCCGGCAGCCTTCGGCTCTGTCCCGATGACCCGCAGCGCCGCACCGATTCACACCGCTTCCGGGGCCTGATCGCCACATGTCTCCGCAACCCGGCGCTCGATCTGTCCCAACCGGTTCTGGTCGTTACCGACAAAACCAGGCTCTGCGATTACCCCGACTACCTGCCGATAGTGGTCGAGCAGATCAGTGAACAGCGGGGATCGAGCCAGCCTTTTCCGATCATCATCGCCTATGGAACCCACCCCCGTCAGAGCGATGAAGAGAGCAGACGCTGTTACGGTCCGTTCTTTGCCCGGTGGCCGATGTTTATCCACCACGATTGCGATGACAGCTCCCTGTTCGTCGACTGCGGCCACACTCAGCGAGGGACACCGATCCGACTGCGCCGCGACCTGCTCGAAGCCTCCGCCGTCATTACCATGGGGCCGATCTGCCACCATTATTTCGCCGGCTATGGTGGCGGCCGCAAACTGATCTTTCCCGGTTGTGGTGAACGGCAGGCCATCTATGCGAACCACGGATTGTTTCTCGACCCGCACCGGCAAGGTCTATCCCCCGGCTGCCACCCCGGGGAACTGGATGACAACCCGCTGGCCCAAGACCTGTTCGATATGGAATCGCGGCTGCCGGCCTCGCTGGCCATCCATGGCATCCAGGACAGCGACGGCCGGATCTGTGATTTTCTGGTCGGCACCGGGCAGGAGCTCTATCGGCAGGCCTGCCGCAGCCACGCCGCCAGCTACGAACTCTCAGTAAAACCGGTGGACACCGTCATCGCTTCCTGCGGCGGCCATCCCAAAGACATCAACTTCATTCAGGCGCACAAAACCATCCATAACAGCGCCGCCTTCGTCCGCGACGGCGGTCTGCTGGTGGTCTTTGCCGAGTGCCCTGACGGCATCGGCTCCTCGACCTTTCTCCCGTGGTTCGGTTCAGGGTATGCCGCAGCCTTTGCGCGACTCGCCGAACGGTACCAGGGCAACGGCGGCACGGCCCTCGCAATGCAGGCCAAAACCGCCAGGATCCGCATCTGCCTGGTCACCGCCTTGGACCGTATCACCTGCCAACGAATCGGCTGCGAGAAAGGTGACCTGGCCAGGGTCACCCGGCTGCTGGAGGCGCCATCCGGCATCATTGCCTGGATCGCCAACGGCAGCCTCCTGGTCAACCGGTTCGATTCCTGA
- a CDS encoding TAXI family TRAP transporter solute-binding subunit — MSLPASLCRIAVAALALGVFSMSSVQAAEERTYLMATASTGGTYYPVGVAIATLTKVKLEPTAKIGMSAITSAGSGENIKLMRDNEVQFSILQGLYGYYAWSGKGDYEEEGPQKDLRAVTMLWQNVEHFVVQADHAPTGTIDDMLGLTGKRMALGTKNSGTLGSNRLLLQNLGIDIEKDYELVYAGYGPSADALQNGQIAGMSTPAGVPAGAVTQAFAAMGTDIKLLEFTDDQVVKADGGLELWTPFLIKAGSYPGQERDWQTIAQPNFLAVRADIDEEAVYQITKTIYENLPFLNAIHKATLAMSLENALAGLPMPLHPGAARYFQEAGLTIPPRLMPM, encoded by the coding sequence ATGAGTTTGCCAGCATCGTTGTGTCGAATTGCCGTAGCCGCCCTTGCTCTCGGTGTTTTCTCGATGTCCTCCGTCCAGGCCGCCGAGGAACGAACCTACCTGATGGCAACGGCAAGTACCGGCGGAACCTACTATCCGGTCGGTGTCGCCATCGCCACCCTGACCAAGGTAAAGCTCGAACCCACGGCGAAAATCGGTATGTCCGCCATCACCTCAGCCGGTTCCGGGGAAAATATCAAGCTGATGCGCGACAACGAGGTGCAGTTCTCCATTCTCCAGGGCCTCTATGGCTATTACGCCTGGAGCGGCAAAGGCGATTACGAAGAAGAAGGTCCGCAAAAAGACCTGCGGGCAGTAACCATGCTCTGGCAGAACGTCGAACATTTCGTGGTACAGGCCGACCACGCTCCCACCGGCACCATTGACGACATGCTTGGTTTAACCGGTAAACGGATGGCGCTGGGGACCAAAAATTCCGGAACCCTCGGTTCGAATCGACTGCTCCTGCAGAATCTCGGTATAGACATCGAAAAAGATTACGAACTGGTCTACGCCGGCTACGGCCCCAGCGCCGATGCCCTGCAGAATGGCCAGATCGCCGGCATGAGCACACCGGCGGGCGTGCCGGCCGGCGCCGTAACCCAGGCCTTTGCCGCCATGGGCACGGACATCAAGCTGCTGGAGTTCACCGACGACCAGGTAGTCAAGGCTGACGGCGGCCTGGAGCTCTGGACGCCGTTTCTGATCAAGGCCGGCTCTTACCCGGGTCAAGAGAGAGACTGGCAGACCATTGCCCAGCCGAACTTCCTGGCGGTCCGGGCCGATATCGACGAGGAAGCCGTCTACCAGATCACCAAAACCATTTACGAAAATCTGCCGTTTCTCAATGCCATCCACAAGGCCACCCTGGCCATGTCTCTGGAAAACGCCCTGGCCGGCTTGCCGATGCCTCTTCATCCGGGCGCAGCCCGCTACTTCCAGGAAGCGGGGCTGACCATTCCGCCGCGACTCATGCCAATGTAA
- a CDS encoding TRAP transporter permease, translated as MHNDADVPRSNKERAIFIIGVLVSLLHIYFNIFAVLPTLLQNALHFAGFALLCALVYPSRTGSEAKRRQAVLVSFDVLLGILAAFCAIYMITMEDAIYARGVHLSRVEWIAGTLLILTAMEFTRRTTGWIIPLLIVLALTYVGWWGSMISGVFKFSGLTPETILFRSVYGDDGIFGGIARISSSFVFMFILFGAFLLRSGAGEFVINLARAAAGRLIGGPGLVAVFASGLTGTISGSAVANTASTGVITIPLMKRAGFDPKFAAGIEAAASTGGQLMPPIMGAGAFVMASYTQIPYTTIVLYSFLPAVLYFATVGFFVRVEAKRIGLKAADDEDLKVLNVIKTGGLPFLLPISALIGLLIYGYTPTYAAGISIVAVIISSWLTPNRMGFRAIAEALALGARNMVMTAVLLCSVGLVVNVIATTGIGNTFSLMITNWSGDSLIIAITLIALASLVLGMGLPVTAAYIVLGTLSAPALYNLIADAKIVEIIAAGALSEEAKAVLMIAIPDQLHLLSQQVDLDQARHILAAVPQDLLGTVREMALSPQTTMFATLSAHLIIFWLSQDSNVTPPVCLAAFTGAAIAGTPPMSTGLQSWKIAKGLYLVPLLFAYTPILGGSWPAILSVSFFALLGMYAFTCALQGHMENHIGMPTRVLLLIMAFFLIMPSTVLIQMGAATALMVTVMYNVRPKRSRT; from the coding sequence GTGCATAACGACGCGGACGTACCACGATCGAACAAGGAACGGGCCATCTTCATCATCGGCGTACTCGTTTCTCTTTTGCACATCTATTTCAACATCTTCGCAGTCCTGCCGACACTATTGCAAAATGCCCTCCATTTCGCCGGATTCGCTTTGCTCTGCGCATTGGTTTACCCGTCGCGAACCGGCTCGGAGGCAAAAAGACGGCAGGCGGTATTGGTGTCGTTCGATGTGCTGCTCGGCATCCTTGCCGCGTTCTGCGCCATCTATATGATCACCATGGAGGATGCCATCTATGCCCGCGGCGTGCATCTCAGCCGGGTCGAGTGGATCGCAGGAACCCTGCTGATCCTCACCGCCATGGAATTTACCCGGCGAACCACCGGGTGGATCATTCCGCTCCTGATCGTCCTGGCGCTGACCTATGTGGGCTGGTGGGGCAGCATGATTTCCGGTGTCTTCAAATTCAGCGGGTTGACCCCGGAGACCATCCTGTTCCGCTCGGTCTATGGAGACGACGGTATCTTTGGCGGCATCGCCCGAATCTCGTCCTCGTTCGTCTTCATGTTCATTCTCTTCGGGGCATTCCTGCTCCGCTCCGGAGCCGGGGAATTTGTTATCAACCTGGCCCGGGCCGCCGCCGGCCGACTGATCGGCGGACCTGGTTTGGTGGCCGTCTTCGCTTCCGGCCTGACCGGCACCATTTCCGGTTCGGCAGTGGCCAATACCGCTTCCACCGGCGTGATCACCATACCACTCATGAAACGAGCCGGTTTCGATCCCAAATTCGCCGCCGGCATCGAGGCCGCGGCTTCCACCGGCGGTCAGCTGATGCCACCAATCATGGGGGCCGGCGCCTTTGTCATGGCCAGCTATACCCAGATCCCCTACACCACTATCGTCCTCTATTCATTTTTGCCGGCTGTCCTTTATTTTGCAACGGTCGGCTTTTTCGTGCGGGTGGAGGCCAAACGGATCGGCCTCAAGGCCGCTGACGACGAGGACCTGAAGGTGCTGAACGTGATAAAGACCGGCGGTCTGCCGTTTCTCCTGCCGATCTCGGCACTGATCGGTCTGCTGATCTATGGATATACGCCGACGTATGCAGCCGGCATCAGCATCGTCGCAGTGATCATTTCGTCATGGCTGACCCCGAATCGTATGGGATTTCGCGCCATCGCAGAAGCCTTGGCACTCGGCGCGCGAAACATGGTGATGACCGCGGTCCTGCTCTGCAGCGTCGGTCTGGTGGTCAATGTCATCGCTACCACCGGCATTGGCAATACCTTTTCGTTGATGATCACCAACTGGTCCGGTGACAGCCTGATCATCGCCATCACGCTGATCGCGCTGGCCTCCCTGGTGCTCGGCATGGGGCTGCCGGTCACCGCCGCCTATATCGTGCTCGGCACGCTCTCCGCTCCAGCCTTGTACAACCTCATCGCCGATGCAAAAATCGTCGAGATCATTGCTGCCGGCGCCCTGTCCGAAGAGGCCAAGGCGGTACTGATGATCGCCATTCCTGACCAACTGCATCTGCTCAGCCAGCAGGTGGACCTTGATCAGGCCCGCCACATCCTCGCCGCCGTTCCCCAGGATCTGCTGGGTACCGTCCGGGAGATGGCACTGTCGCCGCAGACGACCATGTTCGCCACCCTCTCGGCGCATCTGATCATCTTCTGGTTGAGCCAGGACTCCAACGTCACCCCGCCGGTCTGCCTTGCCGCTTTTACCGGCGCCGCCATCGCCGGTACACCGCCCATGTCCACCGGTCTGCAGTCCTGGAAAATCGCCAAGGGACTCTATCTCGTGCCCCTGCTTTTCGCCTACACGCCGATCCTTGGCGGCAGCTGGCCGGCCATCCTGAGCGTCAGTTTCTTCGCCCTGCTCGGCATGTACGCCTTCACCTGCGCCCTGCAGGGCCACATGGAGAACCATATCGGTATGCCGACCCGCGTCCTGCTGTTGATTATGGCGTTTTTCCTGATCATGCCCTCGACGGTCTTGATCCAGATGGGGGCCGCCACCGCGCTGATGGTGACCGTCATGTACAACGTGCGCCCGAAGCGGAGCCGGACCTGA